A region of the Silene latifolia isolate original U9 population unplaced genomic scaffold, ASM4854445v1 scaffold_647, whole genome shotgun sequence genome:
ttaaaccaaataagagataaaatgtgGGATTAAAATAAGTGTAATAATGTGTGATCATAACTTGTTTTCAGAAAAGTTGCCGGACTGTTGGAGCTATTTCGATATGTTATCTCACCTCAATCTACAGAACAACAATCTTTGGGGAAATTTACCAACTTCCATGGGTGCATTACATCAACTCAATGTTCTACACTTGAGCAACAATAATTTATCTAGTAAACTACCGACTTTCCTGGTGAACTGTACGTTATTGGTAATTCTGGACCTTGCAAATAACTCATTGATTGGTCACATACCCCCTGACTTTGGGCATAGTTCAGGAAATCTTGTCATTCTTAGCCTACGAAGTAATCGCCTTGTTGGGGTTCTACCAAcaagtttttgtgatttttctcaCCTCCAAATTTTGGACCTTTCGAACAACTACATATCCGGAACCATTCCAAGATGTTTAAGCAAACTGGTAAGCATGGCCAACACAGTTGTTGAGAATTCTCTACTGTTGTATCAAGATGATGCACGTGTGATGTGGAAAAGAAATGACCAAACATTTGGTGGTTTCTTCTCATTATCATTTCTTAAAGGCATTGATGTTTCCAACAATAGGCTAGAAGGCCATATTCCGGAAGGCATATCAAGTCTCATTGGATTGAAATTCTTAAATCTTTCGAGAAACAATCTTACCGGACCTATTATGTCAAGAATAGGGCAGTTGACTTCTTTGGAATCTCTTGATTTATCACGTAACCATCTCTCCGGTAAAATTCCACTTAGTTTGGCTCAACTTAGTTCTCTGGCGATGTTAGATATTTCAGATAATAACTTGACCGGAAAGATTCCAGATGGCACACAATTACGCAGCTTTGATGCTTCATCATACATGGGAAACCCCGGACTTTGCGGAGCACCGCTTCCTAAATGTGCCGGAGATGAAGCACCTACCATGGCACCAATTGGAGATGGCAAGCAAGACACGAAAAACGACTTTTTGCTAGGACTGTACATAAGCGTTGTACTTGGATTCATTGTTGGATTTTGGGGAGTTTGTGGCACTTTAGTTCTGAAAAGATCTTGGAGACAGGCCTATTTCCGATTCTATGAAGACACAAGAGACAAGATTTATGTTATATGGGTTTTTAAAATAGCC
Encoded here:
- the LOC141639957 gene encoding receptor-like protein EIX2; translated protein: MLSHLNLQNNNLWGNLPTSMGALHQLNVLHLSNNNLSSKLPTFLVNCTLLVILDLANNSLIGHIPPDFGHSSGNLVILSLRSNRLVGVLPTSFCDFSHLQILDLSNNYISGTIPRCLSKLVSMANTVVENSLLLYQDDARVMWKRNDQTFGGFFSLSFLKGIDVSNNRLEGHIPEGISSLIGLKFLNLSRNNLTGPIMSRIGQLTSLESLDLSRNHLSGKIPLSLAQLSSLAMLDISDNNLTGKIPDGTQLRSFDASSYMGNPGLCGAPLPKCAGDEAPTMAPIGDGKQDTKNDFLLGLYISVVLGFIVGFWGVCGTLVLKRSWRQAYFRFYEDTRDKIYVIWVFKIARAWRRS